In a genomic window of Streptococcus mitis NCTC 12261:
- a CDS encoding YiiX/YebB-like N1pC/P60 family cysteine hydrolase: MLENGDLIFVRDESDMGQAIQTSTGNYNHVAICLDGMIYHASGQDGVVCQEPVDFFESNHLYDLYFYPEMDIQSVKEKACKHLGTPYNASFYPAGPGFYCSQYMAEILPIFETIPMKFGDGEQEISDFWREYYRELGLPVPLNQAGTNPSQLAASPLLECKERNLHDSDF; this comes from the coding sequence ATGTTAGAAAATGGCGATTTGATTTTTGTGAGAGATGAGTCAGATATGGGACAGGCCATTCAGACTTCCACAGGCAACTATAACCATGTTGCGATTTGTTTGGATGGGATGATTTACCACGCTAGTGGACAGGATGGTGTTGTCTGTCAGGAACCAGTAGACTTCTTTGAGTCCAATCACTTGTACGACCTCTATTTCTACCCAGAAATGGATATCCAGTCTGTGAAGGAAAAAGCTTGCAAACATCTAGGAACACCCTACAATGCTTCTTTCTATCCAGCTGGACCTGGTTTCTACTGTTCCCAGTACATGGCAGAAATCCTACCGATTTTTGAAACGATTCCCATGAAATTTGGAGATGGGGAGCAGGAGATTAGTGATTTTTGGAGAGAGTATTACAGAGAACTAGGTCTGCCTGTTCCTTTGAACCAAGCTGGGACCAATCCTAGTCAGTTGGCAGCATCGCCTCTGTTAGAATGTAAAGAAAGGAATCTTCATGATTCAGATTTTTAA
- a CDS encoding DUF1803 domain-containing protein: protein MIQIFNPSRLTRQPFFRELIRYLDQHEDVILREIKAQFPDVAVDKLMEEYIKAGLILRENKRYYLNLPMLESLDSLELDQEIFVSEDSPVYQALLEQSFETELRNQTNAAILVEKTDFARTEMTLSNYFYKVKHQYPLTEKQQELYDILGDVNPEYALKYMTTFLLKFLKKDQLIQKRRDIFVDSLVVLDYIVQNEEGKYELTVDFDKERLTFYLA from the coding sequence ATGATTCAGATTTTTAATCCATCTCGTTTGACGAGACAGCCATTTTTTAGAGAATTGATCCGCTATCTGGACCAGCATGAGGATGTGATTTTGCGAGAAATTAAGGCTCAATTTCCAGATGTTGCAGTTGATAAACTCATGGAAGAGTATATAAAGGCAGGTTTGATTCTACGAGAAAATAAGCGTTATTACCTTAATCTTCCTATGCTTGAATCACTCGATAGTCTCGAACTGGATCAAGAGATTTTTGTCAGCGAAGATAGTCCAGTCTATCAAGCCTTGTTAGAGCAGAGTTTTGAGACAGAATTACGAAATCAAACCAATGCAGCTATTTTAGTTGAAAAGACGGACTTTGCGAGAACAGAAATGACCTTGTCCAATTATTTCTACAAGGTCAAACATCAGTATCCTTTGACAGAAAAACAGCAGGAGCTTTACGACATTTTGGGAGATGTTAATCCTGAGTATGCTCTCAAATATATGACGACTTTTTTGTTGAAATTTCTCAAAAAAGACCAGCTTATACAGAAACGCCGTGATATCTTTGTGGATAGTTTGGTCGTCCTAGACTATATTGTCCAAAATGAAGAGGGGAAGTATGAGTTGACCGTCGATTTTGACAAGGAGAGATTAACTTTCTACTTAGCGTGA
- a CDS encoding UDP-N-acetylmuramoyl-L-alanyl-D-glutamate--L-lysine ligase: MIKIETVLDILKKDDLFREIIDQGHYHYNYSHVIFDTICYDSRKAKEKSLFFVKGAAFKKEFLISAISQGLGWYVAEKDYEVGIPAIIVSDIKKAMSLVAMEFYGNPQKKLKLLAFTGTKGKTTAAYFAYNILSQGHRPAMLSTMNTTLDGKTFFKSALTTPESIDLFDMMNQAVQNDRTHLIMEVSSQAYLVKRVYGLTFDVGVFLNISPDHIGPIEHPSFEDYFYHKRLLMENSRAVIINSDMDHFSVLKEQVEDQDHDFYGSQSDNQIENSKAFSFSATGKLAGDYDIQLIGHFNQENAVAAGLACLRLGASLEDIKKGIAATRVPGRMEVLTQKNGAKVFIDYAHNGDSLKKLINVVETHQTGKIALVLGSTGNKGESRRKDFGLLLNQHPEIQVFLTADDPNYEDPMAIADEIRSYINHPVEKIADRQEAIKAAMAITNHELDAVIIAGKGADCYQIVQGKKEAYPGDAAVAENYL; this comes from the coding sequence ATGATTAAGATTGAAACCGTATTAGATATTTTAAAGAAAGATGATCTCTTCCGTGAGATTATCGACCAAGGACATTATCACTACAACTACAGCCATGTCATATTTGACACCATCTGCTATGATAGCCGCAAGGCCAAAGAGAAGAGCCTCTTTTTCGTCAAGGGTGCTGCCTTTAAGAAGGAATTCCTGATTTCTGCCATCTCTCAAGGCCTCGGTTGGTATGTGGCTGAAAAAGATTATGAGGTTGGTATTCCTGCTATTATCGTCAGTGATATCAAGAAAGCCATGAGTTTGGTAGCTATGGAATTTTATGGCAATCCACAGAAAAAACTCAAACTCCTTGCCTTTACTGGTACTAAGGGTAAAACAACAGCAGCCTACTTCGCCTATAACATTTTATCTCAAGGGCATCGACCTGCTATGCTCTCGACCATGAATACAACTCTAGATGGCAAGACTTTCTTTAAGTCTGCATTGACAACCCCTGAGAGTATTGACCTCTTTGACATGATGAATCAAGCTGTGCAAAATGACCGTACTCACCTCATCATGGAGGTCTCCAGTCAGGCCTATCTGGTCAAACGTGTCTATGGTCTAACCTTTGATGTGGGAGTTTTCCTCAATATCAGCCCCGACCATATCGGCCCGATTGAACACCCTAGCTTTGAAGACTACTTCTACCACAAACGTCTCTTGATGGAAAATAGCCGAGCAGTCATCATTAATAGTGACATGGATCACTTTTCTGTCTTGAAAGAACAAGTAGAAGATCAAGACCATGATTTCTACGGCAGCCAGTCTGATAACCAAATCGAGAATTCCAAAGCCTTTAGCTTTTCAGCTACGGGTAAACTCGCTGGAGATTATGATATTCAACTCATTGGCCACTTTAACCAAGAAAATGCCGTTGCTGCTGGACTTGCTTGCCTCCGTCTCGGAGCTAGTCTTGAGGACATCAAAAAAGGAATCGCTGCAACCCGTGTTCCTGGTCGTATGGAAGTCCTCACTCAGAAAAACGGAGCCAAGGTTTTCATCGACTACGCCCACAATGGTGACAGTCTCAAAAAACTCATCAATGTTGTAGAGACTCATCAAACAGGAAAGATTGCTCTGGTGTTAGGTTCGACAGGAAATAAGGGAGAAAGTCGTCGTAAGGACTTTGGACTTCTCCTCAATCAACACCCTGAGATTCAAGTCTTTTTGACTGCTGATGACCCTAACTATGAAGACCCAATGGCCATTGCAGATGAAATTAGGAGTTACATCAATCATCCTGTTGAAAAAATTGCGGATCGCCAAGAAGCCATCAAGGCAGCTATGGCTATCACAAATCACGAATTAGATGCAGTTATTATCGCCGGTAAGGGAGCCGATTGCTACCAAATCGTTCAAGGCAAGAAAGAAGCCTATCCAGGAGATGCAGCCGTCGCAGAAAATTATTTATAA
- a CDS encoding manganese-dependent inorganic pyrophosphatase has product MSKILVFGHQNPDSDAIGSSVAFAYLAKEAYGLDTEAVALGTPNEETAFVLNYFGVEAPRVITSAKAEGAEQVILTDHNEFQQSVSDIAEVEVYGVVDHHRVANFETASPLYMRLEPVGSASSIVYRMFKEHGVAVPKEIAGLMLSGLISDTLLLKSPTTHPTDKVIAPELAELAGVNLEEYGLAMLKAGTNLASKSADELIDIDAKTFELNGNNVRVAQVNTVDIAEVLERQAEIEAAMQAANAANGYSDFVLMITDIVNSNSEILALGANMDKVEAAFNFKLENNHAFLAGAVSRKKQVVPQLTESFNA; this is encoded by the coding sequence ATGTCTAAGATTCTAGTATTTGGTCACCAAAATCCAGACTCAGATGCCATCGGGTCATCTGTAGCCTTTGCCTACCTTGCAAAAGAAGCATACGGTTTGGATACGGAAGCTGTTGCTCTTGGAACTCCAAATGAAGAAACAGCCTTTGTCTTGAACTATTTTGGTGTAGAAGCACCGCGTGTTATCACTTCTGCCAAAGCAGAAGGAGCAGAGCAAGTTATCCTGACTGACCACAATGAATTCCAACAATCTGTATCAGATATCGCTGAAGTAGAAGTTTACGGTGTTGTAGACCACCACCGTGTGGCTAACTTTGAAACTGCAAGCCCACTTTACATGCGTTTGGAGCCAGTTGGTTCAGCGTCTTCAATCGTTTACCGTATGTTCAAAGAACATGGTGTAGCCGTGCCTAAAGAGATTGCTGGTTTGATGCTTTCAGGTTTGATTTCAGATACTCTTCTTTTGAAATCACCAACAACACACCCAACAGATAAGGTTATTGCTCCTGAATTGGCTGAATTGGCTGGTGTCAACTTGGAAGAGTATGGTTTGGCTATGTTGAAAGCTGGTACAAACTTGGCTAGCAAATCTGCTGACGAATTGATTGACATCGATGCTAAAACTTTTGAATTGAACGGAAATAATGTCCGTGTTGCTCAAGTAAACACAGTTGACATCGCTGAAGTATTGGAACGCCAAGCAGAAATTGAAGCTGCAATGCAAGCCGCTAACGCAGCAAATGGTTATTCTGACTTTGTCTTGATGATTACAGATATCGTCAACTCAAACTCAGAAATCCTAGCACTTGGTGCTAACATGGACAAGGTTGAAGCAGCCTTCAACTTCAAACTTGAAAACAATCATGCCTTCCTTGCTGGTGCTGTTTCACGTAAGAAACAAGTGGTACCTCAATTGACTGAAAGCTTTAATGCTTAA
- a CDS encoding S1 RNA-binding domain-containing protein, whose protein sequence is MKIGDKLKGRITGIQPYGAFVELETGDTGLIHISEIRTGFIENIQEALKVDEEVQVQVVDLDEFTGKASLSIRTLEEEKHQFPRRRRFSSDRFNYGFAPLKRMMPIWTKEALQHLKNQKH, encoded by the coding sequence ATGAAAATCGGTGATAAGCTAAAGGGCCGTATTACAGGGATTCAGCCCTACGGAGCCTTTGTTGAGCTAGAGACGGGTGATACGGGGCTGATTCACATTTCAGAGATTAGGACAGGCTTTATTGAAAATATCCAAGAAGCCTTGAAAGTCGATGAAGAGGTTCAAGTTCAAGTAGTGGATTTAGATGAATTTACAGGGAAAGCTAGTCTTTCTATCCGCACTTTGGAGGAAGAAAAGCACCAGTTTCCGAGACGGCGACGCTTTTCAAGCGACCGTTTTAACTACGGCTTTGCGCCTCTCAAACGAATGATGCCAATTTGGACCAAGGAAGCCCTTCAACATTTGAAGAATCAGAAGCACTAG
- a CDS encoding CsbD family protein — protein sequence MSLENKLEQATGAIKEGFGKVTGDSKTEAEGAVEKTVAKAKEVVEDAKGAVEGAVEGLKNAFK from the coding sequence ATGTCACTTGAAAACAAATTGGAACAAGCAACAGGCGCTATCAAAGAAGGATTTGGTAAAGTTACTGGGGATAGCAAGACTGAAGCAGAAGGCGCTGTAGAAAAGACAGTTGCTAAGGCAAAAGAGGTAGTTGAAGATGCTAAAGGTGCTGTAGAAGGTGCCGTTGAAGGTTTGAAAAACGCTTTTAAATAA
- a CDS encoding tRNA1(Val) (adenine(37)-N6)-methyltransferase, with protein MEEEQLLKSGERINQLFSTDIKIIQNREVFSYSVDSVLLSRFPRFPKKGLIVDFCAGNGAVGLFASTRTQAQILAVEIQERLADMAERSVRLNGLEEQMEVICDDLKNMPAYIQGSKVDMILCNPPYFKVDPHSNLNESEHYLLARHEITTNLQEICRSAQSILKSNGRLAMVHRPDRLLDILDTLQRHNLAPKRLQFVYPKREKEANMLLIEAIKDGSTSGFKVLPPLIVHNDDGSYTPELEEIYYGS; from the coding sequence ATGGAAGAAGAACAATTATTAAAATCAGGAGAGCGCATTAACCAGCTCTTTTCGACAGATATTAAAATCATTCAAAATAGAGAGGTTTTTAGCTATTCGGTGGATAGTGTTCTCTTGTCACGTTTTCCACGTTTTCCTAAAAAGGGCTTGATAGTGGATTTCTGTGCTGGGAATGGAGCAGTGGGGCTTTTTGCTAGCACTCGGACTCAGGCACAGATTTTGGCTGTTGAGATTCAGGAGCGTTTGGCGGATATGGCTGAACGCTCTGTCCGTTTGAATGGTTTGGAAGAGCAGATGGAGGTCATCTGTGATGATTTGAAAAATATGCCTGCTTACATCCAGGGAAGTAAGGTGGATATGATTTTGTGTAATCCGCCCTATTTCAAGGTGGATCCTCATTCTAATCTGAACGAGAGTGAACATTATCTCTTGGCGCGCCATGAAATTACGACTAATTTGCAGGAAATCTGTCGTAGTGCCCAGAGTATTCTCAAGTCTAATGGGCGTTTGGCCATGGTTCATCGTCCTGATCGACTTCTGGATATTTTGGATACATTACAACGGCATAATCTAGCTCCTAAGCGCCTGCAGTTTGTTTATCCAAAAAGAGAAAAGGAAGCCAATATGCTTTTGATTGAGGCAATCAAGGATGGTTCAACAAGCGGCTTTAAGGTCTTACCACCTCTCATTGTTCACAATGATGATGGCTCTTATACGCCTGAACTTGAAGAGATTTATTATGGATCATAA
- a CDS encoding GIY-YIG nuclease family protein, translated as MDHKAYMYVLECRDGSYYTGYTTDVRRRLAVHNSGKGAKYTRARLPVKLIYVQGFASKEEAMSAEALLKRKKRPQKERFLSENQDRNLLILNENQRSN; from the coding sequence ATGGATCATAAGGCTTATATGTACGTGCTGGAGTGCCGTGATGGATCTTACTATACAGGCTATACGACTGATGTGAGAAGACGCCTTGCTGTCCACAATAGTGGGAAGGGAGCCAAATACACACGAGCACGCTTGCCAGTCAAACTTATCTATGTTCAAGGTTTTGCCAGTAAGGAAGAAGCCATGTCAGCAGAAGCCCTTCTCAAGCGTAAGAAGAGGCCACAGAAGGAAAGATTTTTATCTGAAAATCAAGATAGAAATTTACTCATACTCAATGAAAATCAAAGATCAAACTAG